In a genomic window of Cydia fagiglandana chromosome 8, ilCydFagi1.1, whole genome shotgun sequence:
- the LOC134666681 gene encoding zinc finger protein ztf-16: MSSKGETEADSGTVSPNLPAVKNEPATTASKEETPKRGSTLLKCTTCNTFSTLSSRALTTHMAQCSPDNNNVAAAQADARPHRKLFECDVCNMKFSNGANMRRHKMRHTGVKPYECRVCQKRFFRKDHLAEHFTTHTKSLPYHCPICNRGFQRQIAMRAHFQNEHVGQHDLVKTCPLCSYRAPTMKSLRVHFFNRHGIDLDNPGTGNNSVSLLAAGIANAAYADGSMDASAINALGALGSGLSVSVAAAYSDSGDSNGARSVDNATPPMHYLTPHVEISMADNNETFSPGQSNHLNNSDSRMNGEGGSSPQSGDSAGAVASSSLAQLPAGITPSITLIPIKQEPNAEESGGGESQGEANGDKRGVSSSLSSLIKVSPLKSLLREDLRRRISARGRARGSNSSRASPSEGGVITSTHGDAALAPASLMCSFCSITFPDSTLYFLHKGCHCDSNPWKCNICGEQCCNVYEFNSHLLSKSHQ, translated from the exons ATGTCATCAAAAGGGGAAACAGAGGCCGATTCAGGCACCGTGTCGCCGAACCTGCCTGCAGTCAAAAATGAACCG GCAACCACAGCTAGTAAAGAAGAAACACCTAAACGAGGCAGCACGCTGCTAAAATGCACAACTTGCAACACATTTAGCACCCTAAGCAGCCGCGCGCTGACCACGCACATGGCGCAGTGTTCGCCCGACAACAACAATGTGGCGGCCGCGCAGGCGGACGCCCGCCCTCACAGGAAGCTCTTCGAGTGCGACGTCTGCAACATGAAGTTCTCCAACGGCGCCAACATGCGCCGCCACAAGATGCGCCACACCGGCGTCAAACCTTACGAATGCAGAGTCTGCCAAAAGAGATTCTTCCGCAAGGACCATCTAGCGGAACACTTCACAACCCACACAAAGAGCTTGCCGTACCATTGCCCGATATGCAACCGAGGGTTCCAGCGCCAGATCGCCATGCGCGCGCATTTTCAGAACGAGCATGTTGGCCAGCACGACCTTGTCAAAACTTGCCCCCTCTGCAGCTACCGTGCCCCCACCATGAAGAGCCTCCGAGTTCATTTCTTTAACAG ACACGGCATCGACCTAGACAACCCAGGAACCGGCAACAACTCTGTTTCCCTGCTAGCAGCCGGCATAGCCAACGCCGCGTATGCCGACGGCTCAATGGACGCGAGCGCCATCAACGCCCTGGGTGCTCTAGGCTCCGGGCTGTCCGTGTCCGTGGCAGCCGCATACTCTGACAGCGGCGACAGTAACGGCGCTCGCTCCGTCGACAACGCTACACCGCCCATGCACTATCTGACCCCGCACGTGGAGATATCTATGGCCGACAACAACGAGACGTTCTCTCCGGGACAGTCTAACCATCTAAATAATTCCG ATTCGCGCATGAACGGCGAGGGTGGCAGCTCGCCGCAGTCGGGCGACAGCGCGGGCGCCGTTGCCAGCTCGTCGCTCGCGCAGCTCCCCGCGGGCATCACGCCCTCCATCACGCTCATTCCCATCAAACAG GAGCCGAATGCGGAGGAGTCGGGCGGCGGCGAGTCGCAGGGCGAGGCGAACGGCGACAAGCGCGGCGTGTCGTCCAGCCTGTCGTCGCTCATCAAGGTGTCGCCGCTCAAGAGCCTGCTGCGCGAGGACCTGCGCCGCCGCATCAGCGCCCGAGGCCGCGCTCGAGGCTCCAAC aGCTCCCGCGCGTCGCCGTCGGAGGGCGGCGTGATCACGTCGACGCACGGCGACGCCGCGCTGGCGCCCGCCTCGCTCATGTGCTCGTTCTGCTCCATCACCTTCCCCGACTCCACGCTCTACTTCCTGCACAAGGGCTGCCACTGCGACTCCAACCCCTGGAAGTGCAACATCTGCGGCGAGCAGTGCTGCAACGTCTACGAGTTCAACTCCCACCTGCTCAGCAAAAGTCACCAATGA